The sequence AATTTTTCGAGTATCCCCGGCGCGACGGTGCAGGCTTCCTCGACTACGTCCACCGCGATGGACGTGAAGGCCTCGGCGTAATAGCCGTGTTTTTTCATGTACCGGACATAGCGCTCGCCCTGTTCCTGGATATGGCCCTTGAGCTGCTCTATTTCCTCGTTACCCTTGAAGACTCCAGAATCGATTACGCCGATCTGGACGAACACGAAATTCCGGTACATCTTGCCGAACAGCCTGATGATGGTGAAAAGCGTGTGAAGGCCCGTGCCCGAGAACCCGTTCACGAAAAGAACCGCCGTTTTTTCCTTGGGATTGCATACGGGGGATTCACCGGTTTCGGCGAAGCGCGCCTCGTCGGCTTCCGCGACCTCGACGAGGCCGCTCAGGCGTCCCAGCAGCTTGAAGGTTCGATTATAATGCTTTTTGATGAATACGGCGATCCCCACCACGGTGCCCGTGATGAAAATGGTGAGCCATCCGCCCTCGTTGAATTTTAATATCACCACCGACGTTAATATGAACGAGGTAAGTATCAGACCGATCCCGTTGATTGTAAGCTTTTTCTTCCACCCGCTTTCCTTTCCCCTCACCTGCCACCAGTGCCGCACCATGCCCAGTTGGGAAAGCGAAAAGGTGATGAATACATTGATGCTGTAGAATATGACAAGCAGTCTCACCGAACCGCCGGAATAAAGCATGAGTATGATCGCCGCGACGCCCATGATAAGGATCCCGTTCTGGGTGACAAGGCGGTCGTTGAGCGAAGCAAAACGGGTGGGTGCCCACCGGTCGAGGGCCATATTCGAAAGGACCCGTGGACCGTCGAGAAATCCGGTCTGTGCTGCGACGAAAAGAAGGGTTGCCTCGGACAGAAGCGTCAGGAGCACGAAGGCGTATCCCCATGACGCGGGCCAATCCGCGGCCATTCGTTCAAAGAGAATGGCGTTGAGGGTTTTTCCGGGGGTGTGTTCGACGTGAAAAAGAAGGTAAGCCACCATGAGGCCGGCGACGGTAACGGCGAGGGATACCGCCATGTAGTGCATGGTGCGGGTGGCGGTTTTTACCTTGGGATCCCTCAGGATGGGGATGCCGTTGGAGACCGCCTCGATGCCGGTAAAGGTGCCCGCCCCCATGCTGTAGGCACGCAGGATGAGAAAGATCATTCCGATCGTGCCCAGTTCGGAGCTCGTGCTCTGGACTTCGGCGACGGTGGCGCGTGCGACCTCGGGTATCGTGCCGGCATGAGAGACGATGGAGTAGATAATGGCGAATGCATGCGTGAAGAGAAACATGATAAATATAGGCACCAGCGGCACTACCGATTCCTTGACGCCCCGCAGGTTGAGCCAGATGAGAATTATAACGCCCGCTACCGCGATGGTGAGTTTGTAGGAGAGCCATTCGGGGGGAAGAAAGCTGAAGAGCGCATCGGCGCCGCTTGCGACCGACAGGGTGATAGTGAGCAGGTAGTCGATCAGCAGCGCGCTTCCCGAAACCATGCCCACGGTGGGCGTGAGAAGCTTGCTCGCGACCAGGTAGCCGCCGCCCCCCGTCGGGAAAAGCTCGATGATCTGGTGATAGCTCGCGCTGATGATGAAGATGGTAATAACCGTTCCCAGCGCGACAAAAACGGCCAGGTGTGTGTGTTTCCCCAGCGCGAGAAATGCCTCCTCCGGGCCGTAGCAGGACGAGGTAAGACCATCGGCCCCCAGGCCTACCCAGGCGAAAAACGCTATCAGCGACAACTTGTGAAAAATTGAAGGATCGGAAACGTTTCGGGAAGCTCCCATGAGGAGTTTCCTTGCACGTGAGAATATCTCGGATGAATTCATGTAAGTCCCCTTACGTGCAAGAAATTCGGGTACGGCTATAAGACCGCACTCGATTACGACGACATTGTATCCCGGCGGCAGATAGTGGAGAAGGTAATTTAGCACACCATAAGCGTCAAATCGTTTTTAGCGGCACAAAAAACCCGCTTCACCTTGGTGAAGCGGGTTTTTTGCAGTTCTTTCGGAAGCCGGATTTATAACGTCTGCAATAAAATGATCGGCACTGTAATCCGGCCGCCTTTACTGAGCGATCCTATTTCTCGGGGATCCTCATCATGTAGAACGAACGCCATACGAAGACTACGGCAAGGATGAACATGGGTATCGAGATATAGGGACCATAATTGGTGGTACCTGCTTCCTTCGCATGCACCGCCATCTCGATCGCGATCTCCGTGGCTAAAAGGCCAAACAGGGTCGAGAACTTGATGATCGGGTTAAGGGAAACCGATGAAGTGTCCTTGAAGGGATCGCCCACCGTGTCGCCGATAACCGCGGCTTCGTGAAGCGAGGTGTTCTTGGCTTTCAGGTCAACCTCGACGACCTTCTTCGCGTTGTCCCATGAGCCGCCGGCATTCGCCATATAGATGGCCTGGAAGAGGCCGAAGCATGCTATGGAAATGAGATAGGATACGAAGAAATTGGGATCCAGGAACGCGAAGGCAAGGGTGAACGACATGAGGGCTATGAAGATGTTCCACATGCCCTTCTGAGCGTACTGGGTGCAGATCTTGACGACCATCTTGGAGTCCTCGATGTCCGCTTCCTTCT is a genomic window of Spirochaetota bacterium containing:
- a CDS encoding APC family permease: MNSSEIFSRARKLLMGASRNVSDPSIFHKLSLIAFFAWVGLGADGLTSSCYGPEEAFLALGKHTHLAVFVALGTVITIFIISASYHQIIELFPTGGGGYLVASKLLTPTVGMVSGSALLIDYLLTITLSVASGADALFSFLPPEWLSYKLTIAVAGVIILIWLNLRGVKESVVPLVPIFIMFLFTHAFAIIYSIVSHAGTIPEVARATVAEVQSTSSELGTIGMIFLILRAYSMGAGTFTGIEAVSNGIPILRDPKVKTATRTMHYMAVSLAVTVAGLMVAYLLFHVEHTPGKTLNAILFERMAADWPASWGYAFVLLTLLSEATLLFVAAQTGFLDGPRVLSNMALDRWAPTRFASLNDRLVTQNGILIMGVAAIILMLYSGGSVRLLVIFYSINVFITFSLSQLGMVRHWWQVRGKESGWKKKLTINGIGLILTSFILTSVVILKFNEGGWLTIFITGTVVGIAVFIKKHYNRTFKLLGRLSGLVEVAEADEARFAETGESPVCNPKEKTAVLFVNGFSGTGLHTLFTIIRLFGKMYRNFVFVQIGVIDSGVFKGNEEIEQLKGHIQEQGERYVRYMKKHGYYAEAFTSIAVDVVEEACTVAPGILEKFPQAIFFAGQLVFPEDSFFTRWLHNYSAFAIQRRFYHRGLPIVILPIRV